The Coraliomargarita sinensis genome has a segment encoding these proteins:
- a CDS encoding polyprenyl synthetase family protein, translating to MNEALKEKLQELRNCVETGIDTLIPPAATRPTRLHQAMRYSMEAGGKRIRPALLILASELFPTGHNPLAAAVAVECLHTYTLIHDDLPAVDNSDLRRGRPACHKEFDEATAILAGDALLTYAFQLLAHTYDDCPKLATALIGDLATASGSQHLIGGQMEDIENEGKAVEAGTLHYIHENKTAALLTAALLMGLRFSDPGQDKVEAMRLVGTHLGLAFQIIDDILDATSDAETMGKPVGNDASANKSTYVALHGIEGARAEAGRHTAAAIEAARKLGGENEILIALIQDLGERIN from the coding sequence GTGAATGAGGCATTAAAAGAAAAATTGCAGGAGTTGCGTAATTGCGTGGAGACGGGTATCGATACTCTTATTCCTCCGGCAGCGACCCGGCCGACCCGGCTGCATCAGGCCATGCGTTACTCCATGGAAGCGGGCGGGAAGCGGATCCGTCCGGCATTGCTCATACTGGCCAGTGAATTATTCCCCACCGGCCACAACCCTCTGGCCGCTGCCGTCGCCGTGGAATGCCTCCACACCTACACCCTCATCCACGACGATTTACCAGCTGTTGACAACAGCGACCTGCGCCGCGGCCGCCCCGCCTGCCATAAGGAGTTCGACGAGGCGACCGCCATTCTCGCCGGCGATGCCCTGCTCACTTATGCTTTCCAACTGCTTGCGCACACTTACGACGACTGCCCGAAGCTCGCCACCGCGCTGATCGGCGACCTCGCCACCGCCAGCGGCAGCCAGCACCTCATCGGAGGGCAGATGGAGGACATTGAAAACGAGGGCAAGGCTGTGGAAGCGGGGACCCTGCACTACATCCACGAGAATAAAACCGCCGCCCTCCTCACCGCCGCCCTGCTCATGGGCCTGCGCTTCAGCGACCCCGGTCAGGATAAAGTCGAGGCCATGCGATTGGTCGGCACCCATCTCGGCCTGGCCTTTCAAATTATCGACGACATCCTCGACGCCACCTCGGACGCCGAAACCATGGGCAAACCCGTGGGCAACGACGCTTCGGCGAACAAATCCACCTACGTGGCCCTTCACGGTATCGAGGGCGCGCGCGCCGAGGCCGGGCGCCACACCGCAGCCGCCATCGAAGCCGCAAGAAAGCTTGGCGGCGAAAATGAAATACTCATTGCCCTGATTCAGGATTTGGGTGAGCGGATCAATTGA